One Takifugu rubripes chromosome 19, fTakRub1.2, whole genome shotgun sequence genomic window carries:
- the eif4ba gene encoding eukaryotic translation initiation factor 4Ba isoform X2, which yields MPPPSYSNKSTSWADETDDLDGDVSTSWHSEEDNFRAPPIDRSILPTAPRSAREPNVDMSRLPRNPPYTAFLGNLPYDVTEDSIKDFFRGLAISAVRLPREPSNPERLKGFGYAEFDDVESLLRALSLSEENLGSRRIRVDIADQSNDKERDGGSMGGRDRGGRMSDMGPDKTDTDWRARPTGDSDDSHQRKDDAFGERSRDRYESDRYRDGPRRDNDRYEGGRDRYRDRYDDRDRRDYDRGGFDSRGGGGGGRRAFGSGFRRDYDETRGSGDRYGDRDRYGDRDRYNDRDDRYERRDDRREERATQQRPKLNLKPRSLPKEEESSGGSGGGGGGGGGGGGGGGGGGGGGGGSGGGGNPPAPAPGSGGRASSIFGAAKPVDTAAKEREVEERLKKQEERLQKQMEEDKGWGSDRKMRDRDPGWREETHPQRSRTGSESSQQGSTSRGSRCRDGERSGENEVFSGRESDPSSPGASPIPPSSGSSKEPLKVMPAPPPKENAWAKRSAASTGSYDGEGRPPLSPVSPSSSTPPKSSSVSGDERGPGKDENKADCVRRDRGPPKARGGPTGPGAGRGRGEGPNRDRRKEADRKDNRRDRDSKPPPEPKKFEETPTPKFSSASKYAALLMDGDDAEDLE from the exons atgcccccccccagctacTCGAACAAATCCACCAGTTGGGCTGATGAGACCGACGACCTCGATGGCGACG TCTCCACCTCTTGGCACTCTGAGGAGGATAACTTCCGGGCCCCGCCCATTGACCGCTCCATCTTGCCGACGGCACCCCGGTCAGCTCGTGAGCCCAATGTTGACATGTCCCGGTTGCCCCGCAACCCCCCTTACACGGCCTTCCTGGGCAACTTGCCATATGATGTCACCGAGGACTCTATTAAAGATTTCTTCCGCGGCTTGGCA ATCAGCGCAGTCCGTCTGCCTCGTGAGCCCAGTAACCCGGAGAGGCTGAAGGGTTTTGGCTATGCTGAATTTGATGATGTGGAGTCCCTCCTGAGGGCCCTTAGTCTCAGTGAGGAG AACCTGGGAAGTCGTCGGATCCGTGTGGATATTGCAGATCAGTCTAATGATAAAG AGAGAGACGGCGGTTCGATGGGTggcagagacagaggtggaCGGATGTCGGACATGGGTCCCGACAAGACCGATACTGACTGGAGGGCTCGACCCACTGGAGATTCTGATGATAGTCATCAGAGAAAAGATGATGCCTTTGGAGAAA GATCACGGGACCGTTACGAGTCTGATCGTTATAGAGATGGGCCGCGGCGGGACAATGACCGCTATGAGGGCGGAAGAGACCGCTACCGGGATCGCTATGACGACCGGGATCGCAGGGATTATGACAGAGGAG GTTTTGATtctcgtggtggtggtggaggtggtcgGCGGGCTTTTGGTAGTGGCTTCCGCCGCGATTATGACGAGACTCGGGGCAGCGGGGATCGTTACGGCGATCGTGATCGCTATGGTGACCGCGATCGCTACAATGACCGCGACGATCGATATGAAAGGCGTGATGACAGGCGGGAAGAGAGAG CTACTCAGCAAAGGCCAAAGTTGAATCTTAAGCCACGTAGCCTCcccaaggaggaggaaagcaGCGGGGGAAGtggaggtggcggcggcggcggcggcggtggtggtggtggcggcggcggcggtggcggcggcggcggtggcagcggcggcggcggcaacCCTCCTGCTCCGGCTCCGGGTTCTGGCGGCAGAGCATCATCTATCTTTGGTGCAGCCAAGCCCGTTGACACTGCAGCGAAGGAGAGGGAGGTTGAAGAGCGGCTGAAGAAGCAGGAagagaggctgcagaagcaGATGGAAGAAGACAAAGGCTGGGGGTCAGACAGAAAGATGCGGGACAG AGACCCGGGCTGGCGTGAGGAGACTCATCCTCAACGATCTCGCACCGGAAGTGAGTCCTCACAGCAAGGAAGTACTTCAAGAG GCTCCCGATGTCGAGATGGTGAACGCTCTGGGGAGAATGAGGTGTTCAGTGGGAGAGAAAGTGACCCCTCCTCACCTGGGGCCTCTCCTATCCCACCTTCTTCTGGCTCCTCCAAGGAGCCATTAAAAGTGAtgcctgcacctcctcccaaggAGAACGCCTGGGCCAAAAGAAGTGCAGCCTCTACGGGGTCCTATGATGGCGAAGGGCGCCCTCCACTGTCACCTGTCTCCCCAAGCAGTTCAACTCCCCCCAAGTCAAG TTCTGTGAGTGGTGATGAAAGAGGACCTGGCAAAG ATGAGAACAAGGCTGACTGTGTGCGACGGGACCGAGGGCCCCCGAAGGCACGAGGGGGGCCAACAGGGCCTGGAGCGGGGCGGGGCAGAGGAGAGGGGCCCAACAGAGACCGAAGAAAGGAGGCAGACAG AAAGGATAACAGGAGAGATCGAGACTCCAAACCACCCCCAGAGCCAAAGAAATTTGAAGAAACCCCAACCCCT AAGTTCAGCTCAGCCAGTAAATACGCCGCTTTGCTAATGGACGGAGACGACGCTGAGGACCTGGAGTAG
- the eif4ba gene encoding eukaryotic translation initiation factor 4Ba isoform X1, protein MAASGKKAKKKGKTLTLTDFLAEDSSGGGGGGGGGGGNMPPPSYSNKSTSWADETDDLDGDVSTSWHSEEDNFRAPPIDRSILPTAPRSAREPNVDMSRLPRNPPYTAFLGNLPYDVTEDSIKDFFRGLAISAVRLPREPSNPERLKGFGYAEFDDVESLLRALSLSEENLGSRRIRVDIADQSNDKERDGGSMGGRDRGGRMSDMGPDKTDTDWRARPTGDSDDSHQRKDDAFGERSRDRYESDRYRDGPRRDNDRYEGGRDRYRDRYDDRDRRDYDRGGFDSRGGGGGGRRAFGSGFRRDYDETRGSGDRYGDRDRYGDRDRYNDRDDRYERRDDRREERATQQRPKLNLKPRSLPKEEESSGGSGGGGGGGGGGGGGGGGGGGGGGGSGGGGNPPAPAPGSGGRASSIFGAAKPVDTAAKEREVEERLKKQEERLQKQMEEDKGWGSDRKMRDRDPGWREETHPQRSRTGSESSQQGSTSRGSRCRDGERSGENEVFSGRESDPSSPGASPIPPSSGSSKEPLKVMPAPPPKENAWAKRSAASTGSYDGEGRPPLSPVSPSSSTPPKSSSVSGDERGPGKDENKADCVRRDRGPPKARGGPTGPGAGRGRGEGPNRDRRKEADRKDNRRDRDSKPPPEPKKFEETPTPKFSSASKYAALLMDGDDAEDLE, encoded by the exons ATGGCGGCGTCAG GTaagaaagctaaaaaaaagGGGAAGACCCTCACTCTGACCGACTTCCTGGCAGAggacagcagcggcggcggtggcggcggcggcggtggcggcggcaacatgcccccccccagctacTCGAACAAATCCACCAGTTGGGCTGATGAGACCGACGACCTCGATGGCGACG TCTCCACCTCTTGGCACTCTGAGGAGGATAACTTCCGGGCCCCGCCCATTGACCGCTCCATCTTGCCGACGGCACCCCGGTCAGCTCGTGAGCCCAATGTTGACATGTCCCGGTTGCCCCGCAACCCCCCTTACACGGCCTTCCTGGGCAACTTGCCATATGATGTCACCGAGGACTCTATTAAAGATTTCTTCCGCGGCTTGGCA ATCAGCGCAGTCCGTCTGCCTCGTGAGCCCAGTAACCCGGAGAGGCTGAAGGGTTTTGGCTATGCTGAATTTGATGATGTGGAGTCCCTCCTGAGGGCCCTTAGTCTCAGTGAGGAG AACCTGGGAAGTCGTCGGATCCGTGTGGATATTGCAGATCAGTCTAATGATAAAG AGAGAGACGGCGGTTCGATGGGTggcagagacagaggtggaCGGATGTCGGACATGGGTCCCGACAAGACCGATACTGACTGGAGGGCTCGACCCACTGGAGATTCTGATGATAGTCATCAGAGAAAAGATGATGCCTTTGGAGAAA GATCACGGGACCGTTACGAGTCTGATCGTTATAGAGATGGGCCGCGGCGGGACAATGACCGCTATGAGGGCGGAAGAGACCGCTACCGGGATCGCTATGACGACCGGGATCGCAGGGATTATGACAGAGGAG GTTTTGATtctcgtggtggtggtggaggtggtcgGCGGGCTTTTGGTAGTGGCTTCCGCCGCGATTATGACGAGACTCGGGGCAGCGGGGATCGTTACGGCGATCGTGATCGCTATGGTGACCGCGATCGCTACAATGACCGCGACGATCGATATGAAAGGCGTGATGACAGGCGGGAAGAGAGAG CTACTCAGCAAAGGCCAAAGTTGAATCTTAAGCCACGTAGCCTCcccaaggaggaggaaagcaGCGGGGGAAGtggaggtggcggcggcggcggcggcggtggtggtggtggcggcggcggcggtggcggcggcggcggtggcagcggcggcggcggcaacCCTCCTGCTCCGGCTCCGGGTTCTGGCGGCAGAGCATCATCTATCTTTGGTGCAGCCAAGCCCGTTGACACTGCAGCGAAGGAGAGGGAGGTTGAAGAGCGGCTGAAGAAGCAGGAagagaggctgcagaagcaGATGGAAGAAGACAAAGGCTGGGGGTCAGACAGAAAGATGCGGGACAG AGACCCGGGCTGGCGTGAGGAGACTCATCCTCAACGATCTCGCACCGGAAGTGAGTCCTCACAGCAAGGAAGTACTTCAAGAG GCTCCCGATGTCGAGATGGTGAACGCTCTGGGGAGAATGAGGTGTTCAGTGGGAGAGAAAGTGACCCCTCCTCACCTGGGGCCTCTCCTATCCCACCTTCTTCTGGCTCCTCCAAGGAGCCATTAAAAGTGAtgcctgcacctcctcccaaggAGAACGCCTGGGCCAAAAGAAGTGCAGCCTCTACGGGGTCCTATGATGGCGAAGGGCGCCCTCCACTGTCACCTGTCTCCCCAAGCAGTTCAACTCCCCCCAAGTCAAG TTCTGTGAGTGGTGATGAAAGAGGACCTGGCAAAG ATGAGAACAAGGCTGACTGTGTGCGACGGGACCGAGGGCCCCCGAAGGCACGAGGGGGGCCAACAGGGCCTGGAGCGGGGCGGGGCAGAGGAGAGGGGCCCAACAGAGACCGAAGAAAGGAGGCAGACAG AAAGGATAACAGGAGAGATCGAGACTCCAAACCACCCCCAGAGCCAAAGAAATTTGAAGAAACCCCAACCCCT AAGTTCAGCTCAGCCAGTAAATACGCCGCTTTGCTAATGGACGGAGACGACGCTGAGGACCTGGAGTAG
- the eif4ba gene encoding eukaryotic translation initiation factor 4Ba isoform X3, which produces MAASGKKAKKKGKTLTLTDFLAEDSSGGGGGGGGGGGNMPPPSYSNKSTSWADETDDLDGDVSTSWHSEEDNFRAPPIDRSILPTAPRSAREPNVDMSRLPRNPPYTAFLGNLPYDVTEDSIKDFFRGLAISAVRLPREPSNPERLKGFGYAEFDDVESLLRALSLSEENLGSRRIRVDIADQSNDKERDGGSMGGRDRGGRMSDMGPDKTDTDWRARPTGDSDDSHQRKDDAFGERSRDRYESDRYRDGPRRDNDRYEGGRDRYRDRYDDRDRRDYDRGGFDSRGGGGGGRRAFGSGFRRDYDETRGSGDRYGDRDRYGDRDRYNDRDDRYERRDDRREERATQQRPKLNLKPRSLPKEEESSGGSGGGGGGGGGGGGGGGGGGGGGGGSGGGGNPPAPAPGSGGRASSIFGAAKPVDTAAKEREVEERLKKQEERLQKQMEEDKGWGSDRKMRDRDPGWREETHPQRSRTGSESSQQGSTSRGSRCRDGERSGENEVFSGRESDPSSPGASPIPPSSGSSKEPLKVMPAPPPKENAWAKRSAASTGSYDGEGRPPLSPVSPSSSTPPKSSSVSGDERGPGKERITGEIETPNHPQSQRNLKKPQPLSSAQPVNTPLC; this is translated from the exons ATGGCGGCGTCAG GTaagaaagctaaaaaaaagGGGAAGACCCTCACTCTGACCGACTTCCTGGCAGAggacagcagcggcggcggtggcggcggcggcggtggcggcggcaacatgcccccccccagctacTCGAACAAATCCACCAGTTGGGCTGATGAGACCGACGACCTCGATGGCGACG TCTCCACCTCTTGGCACTCTGAGGAGGATAACTTCCGGGCCCCGCCCATTGACCGCTCCATCTTGCCGACGGCACCCCGGTCAGCTCGTGAGCCCAATGTTGACATGTCCCGGTTGCCCCGCAACCCCCCTTACACGGCCTTCCTGGGCAACTTGCCATATGATGTCACCGAGGACTCTATTAAAGATTTCTTCCGCGGCTTGGCA ATCAGCGCAGTCCGTCTGCCTCGTGAGCCCAGTAACCCGGAGAGGCTGAAGGGTTTTGGCTATGCTGAATTTGATGATGTGGAGTCCCTCCTGAGGGCCCTTAGTCTCAGTGAGGAG AACCTGGGAAGTCGTCGGATCCGTGTGGATATTGCAGATCAGTCTAATGATAAAG AGAGAGACGGCGGTTCGATGGGTggcagagacagaggtggaCGGATGTCGGACATGGGTCCCGACAAGACCGATACTGACTGGAGGGCTCGACCCACTGGAGATTCTGATGATAGTCATCAGAGAAAAGATGATGCCTTTGGAGAAA GATCACGGGACCGTTACGAGTCTGATCGTTATAGAGATGGGCCGCGGCGGGACAATGACCGCTATGAGGGCGGAAGAGACCGCTACCGGGATCGCTATGACGACCGGGATCGCAGGGATTATGACAGAGGAG GTTTTGATtctcgtggtggtggtggaggtggtcgGCGGGCTTTTGGTAGTGGCTTCCGCCGCGATTATGACGAGACTCGGGGCAGCGGGGATCGTTACGGCGATCGTGATCGCTATGGTGACCGCGATCGCTACAATGACCGCGACGATCGATATGAAAGGCGTGATGACAGGCGGGAAGAGAGAG CTACTCAGCAAAGGCCAAAGTTGAATCTTAAGCCACGTAGCCTCcccaaggaggaggaaagcaGCGGGGGAAGtggaggtggcggcggcggcggcggcggtggtggtggtggcggcggcggcggtggcggcggcggcggtggcagcggcggcggcggcaacCCTCCTGCTCCGGCTCCGGGTTCTGGCGGCAGAGCATCATCTATCTTTGGTGCAGCCAAGCCCGTTGACACTGCAGCGAAGGAGAGGGAGGTTGAAGAGCGGCTGAAGAAGCAGGAagagaggctgcagaagcaGATGGAAGAAGACAAAGGCTGGGGGTCAGACAGAAAGATGCGGGACAG AGACCCGGGCTGGCGTGAGGAGACTCATCCTCAACGATCTCGCACCGGAAGTGAGTCCTCACAGCAAGGAAGTACTTCAAGAG GCTCCCGATGTCGAGATGGTGAACGCTCTGGGGAGAATGAGGTGTTCAGTGGGAGAGAAAGTGACCCCTCCTCACCTGGGGCCTCTCCTATCCCACCTTCTTCTGGCTCCTCCAAGGAGCCATTAAAAGTGAtgcctgcacctcctcccaaggAGAACGCCTGGGCCAAAAGAAGTGCAGCCTCTACGGGGTCCTATGATGGCGAAGGGCGCCCTCCACTGTCACCTGTCTCCCCAAGCAGTTCAACTCCCCCCAAGTCAAG TTCTGTGAGTGGTGATGAAAGAGGACCTGGCAAAG AAAGGATAACAGGAGAGATCGAGACTCCAAACCACCCCCAGAGCCAAAGAAATTTGAAGAAACCCCAACCCCT AAGTTCAGCTCAGCCAGTAAATACGCCGCTTTGCTAA
- the eif4ba gene encoding eukaryotic translation initiation factor 4Ba isoform X4, whose product MAASGKKAKKKGKTLTLTDFLAEDSSGGGGGGGGGGGNMPPPSYSNKSTSWADETDDLDGDVSTSWHSEEDNFRAPPIDRSILPTAPRSAREPNVDMSRLPRNPPYTAFLGNLPYDVTEDSIKDFFRGLAISAVRLPREPSNPERLKGFGYAEFDDVESLLRALSLSEENLGSRRIRVDIADQSNDKERDGGSMGGRDRGGRMSDMGPDKTDTDWRARPTGDSDDSHQRKDDAFGERSRDRYESDRYRDGPRRDNDRYEGGRDRYRDRYDDRDRRDYDRGGFDSRGGGGGGRRAFGSGFRRDYDETRGSGDRYGDRDRYGDRDRYNDRDDRYERRDDRREERATQQRPKLNLKPRSLPKEEESSGGSGGGGGGGGGGGGGGGGGGGGGGGSGGGGNPPAPAPGSGGRASSIFGAAKPVDTAAKEREVEERLKKQEERLQKQMEEDKGWGSDRKMRDRDPGWREETHPQRSRTGSESSQQGSTSRGSRCRDGERSGENEVFSGRESDPSSPGASPIPPSSGSSKEPLKVMPAPPPKENAWAKRSAASTGSYDGEGRPPLSPVSPSSSTPPKSSSVSGDERGPGKEVQLSQ is encoded by the exons ATGGCGGCGTCAG GTaagaaagctaaaaaaaagGGGAAGACCCTCACTCTGACCGACTTCCTGGCAGAggacagcagcggcggcggtggcggcggcggcggtggcggcggcaacatgcccccccccagctacTCGAACAAATCCACCAGTTGGGCTGATGAGACCGACGACCTCGATGGCGACG TCTCCACCTCTTGGCACTCTGAGGAGGATAACTTCCGGGCCCCGCCCATTGACCGCTCCATCTTGCCGACGGCACCCCGGTCAGCTCGTGAGCCCAATGTTGACATGTCCCGGTTGCCCCGCAACCCCCCTTACACGGCCTTCCTGGGCAACTTGCCATATGATGTCACCGAGGACTCTATTAAAGATTTCTTCCGCGGCTTGGCA ATCAGCGCAGTCCGTCTGCCTCGTGAGCCCAGTAACCCGGAGAGGCTGAAGGGTTTTGGCTATGCTGAATTTGATGATGTGGAGTCCCTCCTGAGGGCCCTTAGTCTCAGTGAGGAG AACCTGGGAAGTCGTCGGATCCGTGTGGATATTGCAGATCAGTCTAATGATAAAG AGAGAGACGGCGGTTCGATGGGTggcagagacagaggtggaCGGATGTCGGACATGGGTCCCGACAAGACCGATACTGACTGGAGGGCTCGACCCACTGGAGATTCTGATGATAGTCATCAGAGAAAAGATGATGCCTTTGGAGAAA GATCACGGGACCGTTACGAGTCTGATCGTTATAGAGATGGGCCGCGGCGGGACAATGACCGCTATGAGGGCGGAAGAGACCGCTACCGGGATCGCTATGACGACCGGGATCGCAGGGATTATGACAGAGGAG GTTTTGATtctcgtggtggtggtggaggtggtcgGCGGGCTTTTGGTAGTGGCTTCCGCCGCGATTATGACGAGACTCGGGGCAGCGGGGATCGTTACGGCGATCGTGATCGCTATGGTGACCGCGATCGCTACAATGACCGCGACGATCGATATGAAAGGCGTGATGACAGGCGGGAAGAGAGAG CTACTCAGCAAAGGCCAAAGTTGAATCTTAAGCCACGTAGCCTCcccaaggaggaggaaagcaGCGGGGGAAGtggaggtggcggcggcggcggcggcggtggtggtggtggcggcggcggcggtggcggcggcggcggtggcagcggcggcggcggcaacCCTCCTGCTCCGGCTCCGGGTTCTGGCGGCAGAGCATCATCTATCTTTGGTGCAGCCAAGCCCGTTGACACTGCAGCGAAGGAGAGGGAGGTTGAAGAGCGGCTGAAGAAGCAGGAagagaggctgcagaagcaGATGGAAGAAGACAAAGGCTGGGGGTCAGACAGAAAGATGCGGGACAG AGACCCGGGCTGGCGTGAGGAGACTCATCCTCAACGATCTCGCACCGGAAGTGAGTCCTCACAGCAAGGAAGTACTTCAAGAG GCTCCCGATGTCGAGATGGTGAACGCTCTGGGGAGAATGAGGTGTTCAGTGGGAGAGAAAGTGACCCCTCCTCACCTGGGGCCTCTCCTATCCCACCTTCTTCTGGCTCCTCCAAGGAGCCATTAAAAGTGAtgcctgcacctcctcccaaggAGAACGCCTGGGCCAAAAGAAGTGCAGCCTCTACGGGGTCCTATGATGGCGAAGGGCGCCCTCCACTGTCACCTGTCTCCCCAAGCAGTTCAACTCCCCCCAAGTCAAG TTCTGTGAGTGGTGATGAAAGAGGACCTGGCAAAG AAGTTCAGCTCAGCCAGTAA